The Pseudomonas putida nucleotide sequence ACAGCAACTGCACACGCTGGCCCAGCCACTGGTCAGCTCCTGCCCTGATTTACGGCAGATGGCACGGGACGTGGCAAAACGCATCCTGAGGAAACACGGGCACGCGGAACTCGATCCTGACGATGTCTACCTCAACCGGTTCATGACAGCGCAAAGCAGCCCGCACACTTTCAGCGGATGGCAACATCAGGACTCTCCTTTTCAGTCCTATACCCTGCCACAACTCGTATTGCATCGCTTCGATGTCGCGGACCAGGACAACAGCGACTTGCTCAGCTACCTGGCAGGCTTCTACCTGAACGGGCCAGGTGCCGAGGCGTATGACGAACACAACGAAGTGCCCATCGCGCCGAAGGATGTCCTTGAGGACTTCTGGCAGATCGACTTCAGCAGCCAATACCACCAGCGCCTTGACGCCTTCTGGCAACACCACGCACAGGACTACCGCGCGCTGAGCAAAATCAATTTTCTCAGCAAAGCGCTGGAAGCTTGCGCCCATGACCCACGCGGCGCGCTGGCCACCTGCATCGGTCAAGTAGCCCGGGCCCTTACCGGCCATTCACCAGGCCCGGTGACCCTCGAACAACTCCACGAACTGCATGTGCCTACTGACGGCATGCGTGTTTGCACGTTCGACATCGGCGGCTACGTGGCCAGCGATTTCCTGCGCGTCGTGATGGAGGACGGCCGGCAGTTGCTCTACACCCCGGGCGAACAAGACTGTCTGCACCTGTTCACAACGCGCAAGGAGCTGTACTGGTGGGTGTTGATCAACACCAATCAAGCGGATAACCGTGCCCGTTTCCTCAGCCACTTCCCTGCTGAAACCCACGCGCAGAAGGCCGACAGCGCCGGCCTAAACCACTTGATCGACCTGCTGTTCTTCAACTGGGGAGGCGATGACCACCACATCCTCAATCAACTGGACCGAGGGGTTGAAGGTGACGCGTTCAGCCATCTGCGCGACAACATGCAGCAGCGCATGATCGCCGACGCGCACTTCACCTTGCGCTCCAACAGCGACCTGCGCAAACAGATGTGGATCGGTTATCTGCAGGCCTTCGGCCAGATCGCCGCGCCGCTTGCTGCACTGGATTGGCCGATCGCTCTGGCCGCTGTGGGTGCGGGCCTTGCCGATACCGGACTGAACATCGATCAGGCGGTCAATGGCCACACCACCAGTGAACGCCATGCCGGTACGATTGGGGCGATCTTCGCAGCGGTCGACACCCTGTTCAATGCGGCTCTGCTGGCCAGTGCCGGTGCAGGCGCCGCGCAGGAGCAGCTGCCTGACACCACCGCCGAACCACTGCCTGCCCCTGCGACACCGGCCGACCCCACCTCCGATCCGGCATCGCCCGCCGATATCGAGGCCTGGGTTCCCGAGCCGTACCAGCCATCCTCTACAGATGCGCTACTGTTACCGTTCGAGAGCAACGAGATAATCAGCGTCGAGCCAGGCAGCGGCGATCTGACAGGCATCTACACTCAGCACGGCAATTTTTATGTGCTGATCGACGATAAGCCTTATCAGGTCCGCCATATCGCCGAAATGAAAGCCTGGGTAATCATCGACCCGGAAAACCCGTACTCCTTCTATCGCAACGTACCCTTGCGTATGGCGGCAGACGGTCGCTGGCAGCCACTGGAGCGGCCCGGCCTGCAGGGGGGCGGCCTGAAAGACGACATGCTCAGCCTGTGGGGGAAATACGCATCGGGGCCAACGCCAGCTCCCTTGCCGGCCACGCCCTATGAAGTGCCGGACGAGCTGCGCCCGATATTGCAACCCTACGCCGAAAGCCCCGGCCATGAGCGTGTGCTGGACGGCACCCTCTCATTTGGGGATGCCCGGATAGACCCTGCCACAGACGAATACAGAAGGCTGCGCAATGTACTGGCCGATGATGCGAGGCAATACCTCGCCACAGTCGAGCCACCCACGCGTCCTAACCTACCTGCACTCGCTCGCGATGCATCCGCGAAAGAGATCATTCGCAGGGTGTACGAAAGCAGTGACGGATTGGTGCTTGGCGAGAGTCATTCACAACTGGGAAGCAAGCAGTTTCTGATCGACAACATGTCGGCACTCAAGAAAGCCAAGGTCAAAGTACTGTACGTCGAGCACTTCATGACCGACTTCAACCAGGCCAGCCTGGAGATGTTTCAACGCAGCGGCAAAATGCCAAGCGAGCTACTGGCCTATGTCCGAAGCCTGGACAAGGGTTACGGTATCGACCCAGCCAGTCGGTACTCCTTCACCAACGTATTGAAAGCTGCGCGGAAGTTCGACATTCGCATACAGTCCATCGACTGCATGGCCAGCTACCGGCAAGCGTGGAACCCCACGCCATCAATGGTGATCCGCCAGCAAATGATGAACTTCTATGCCCACGAGATCATTCAGGCTGATCAGGCGATCCGCGGATCGAGCAAATGGATCGCACTGGTCGGCAACTCGCATGGCAATACCTTCGAGGGCGTTCTGGGCGTCAGTGAACTGCAAGGAGCAATCGGCCTGCGCGTGGAGGACATGGAGCCTGGTCATGTTGGCGGTATCGAAATCGACCCTGGCCTGACTATCCTGGAAAACAACGCGAATGAGCGCACCGTCAAGGGTGACTTGCGCCTGCAAGTCCCGATTGCCACGAGCTCCCCCACGATAGGCAAGTTGGAACACTCGCTGGCCAGCAAAGGCACATTTGCCATCTACTGGATCGAGGATCGACTAACCCTCGTTCATCGCAGCAACGACGGGCAATTGAAGTACACGCCAATCATCGAGGAAGGCCAGCATATCTACATCTCTCGCCCCAACTGGCCGTGGGTAAGCGGGCGGCGCTTGCGTGACCTGAGCGAACTGCGTTCCACGCTCGAACATCACGGGTTGCATTACAAGCGCGGGTAACCTCGATGCCAGAGACGACAAGGGCGCCTTGCGGCGCCCTTGTGGCTCAACTTATTCCCACTCGATGGTGGCTGGCGGCTTACTCGACACGTCGTAAGTAACGCGCGAGATACCGTCGATTTCGTTGATGATACGGCCGCTGACGGTTTCCAGCAGCTCGTACGGCAGGTGCGCCCAGCGCGCGGTCATGAAGTCCACGGTCTCGACGGCACGCAGGGCCACGACCCAGGCATAGCGACGGCCGTCACCGACGACACCGACCGACTTGACCGGCTGGAACACCACGAATGCCTGGCTGGTCTTGTGGTACCAGTCGGCCTTGCGCAGCTCTTCGATGAAGATGTGGTCGGCGCGACGCAGGATGTCGGCGTATTCCTTCTTCACTTCACCGAGGATGCGCACGCCCAGGCCCGGGCCCGGGAACGGGTGGCGGTAGACCATGTCGTACGGCAGACCCAGCTCCAGGCCGATCTTGCGCACTTCGTCCTTGAACAGTTCACGCAGCGGCTCGACCAGCTTGAGGTTCATTTCCTCCGGCAGGCCGCCCACGTTGTGGTGCGACTTGATCACGTGGGCCTTGCCGCTCTTGGCGCCGGCCGACTCGATCACGTCCGGGTAGATGGTGCCTTGGGCGAGGAACTGGATGTTGTCCAGCTTGCTGGCTTCGGCATCGAAGATGTCGATGAAGGTGCGGCCGATGATCTTGCGCTTCTTCTCCGGGTCGGCTTCGCCTTCCAGGTTGTCGAGGAACTGCTTTTCAGCGTCGGCGCGGATCACCTTGACGCCCATGTTCTCCTTGAACATGGCCATCACCTGGTCGCCTTCGTGCAGGCGCAGCAGGCCGTTGTCGACGAATACGCAGGTCAGCTGGTCACCGATGGCGCGGTGCAGCAGCGCGGCAACCACCGAGCTGTCAACACCGCCGGACAGGCCCAGCAGGACGTTGGCCGAGCCGACTTGCTCACGCACCTGGGCGATGGCGTCTTCGACGATGTTGGACGGGGTCCACAGGGCTTCACAGCCGCAGATGTCCTGCACGAAGCGGGACAGGATGCGACCGCCCTGCTTGGTGTGGGTCACTTCCGGGTGGAACTGCACGCCGTAGTAGCCGCGCGAATCGTCGAACATGCCGGCGATCGGGCAGCTCGGGGTGCTGGCCAGCACGTGGAAGTTGCCTGGCATCTGGGTGACCTTGTCGCCGTGGCTCATCCACACGTCCAGGCCCAGCACGCCGTCGTCGTCGACGTGGTCTTCGATGCCGTCGAGCAGGCGGCTCTTGCCGACCACGTCGACGCGGGCATAACCGAACTCACGCAGATCGGAACCTTCGACCTTGCCGCCCATCTGTTCGGCCATGGTCTGCATGCCGTAGCAGATGCCCAGCACCGGCACGTTCAGGTCGAATACCGCCTGCGGGGCGCGTGGGCTGTTGGCTTCGTGGACCGACTCGGGGCCGCCGGCGAGGATGATGCCGCGCGGGTTGAATTCGCGGATCGCTTCATCGTCCATGTCGAACGGGTGCAGTTCGCAGTACACGCCGATTTCGCGCACGCGGCGGGCGATCAGCTGGGTGTACTGGGAACCGAAATCGAGGATCAGGATACGGTGAGCGTGAATGTCGAGGGCCATGACTCAATCTCGTCAGTGGAAATCGGAAACGACGCGGGGCTGTTCGTGACAGCCCCGTTCGGTTATTGCTTGAAGCCTCAGCCTACGCGGTAGTTAGGGGCTTCTTTGGTGATCTGCACGTCATGCACGTGGGACTCGGCCATGCCGGCACCGGTGATGCGCACGAATTCCGGCTTGGTGCGCATCTCTTCGATGGTCGCGCTGCCGGTGTAGCCCATGGACGAACGCAGGCCGCCCATCAGCTGGTGGATGATCGCGGCCAGGGCACCCTTGTAAGGAACACGGCCTTCGATACCTTCCGGTACCAGCTTCTCGGCACCGGCCGAGGAGTCCTGGAAGTAACGGTCGGACGAGCCTTGCGCCTGTGCCATGGCACCCAGCGAGCCCATGCCGCGGTAGGCCTTGTAGGAACGGCCCTGGAACAGCTCGACTTCACCCGGCGCCTCTTCGGTACCGGCGAACATCGAACCCATCATTACGCAGGAAGCGCCGGCAACGATGGCCTTGGACAGGTCACCCGAGAAACGGATGCCGCCGTCGGCGATCAGTGGCACGCCAGTGCCTTCCAGTGCAGCGGCGACGTTGGCGATGGCGCTGATTTGCGGCACGCCGACACCGGCAACGATACGGGTGGTGCAGATCGAGCCCGGGCCGATACCGACCTTGACTGCGTCAGCGCCAGCTTCGGCCAGGGCCTTGGCGGCGGCGCCGGTGGCGATGTTGCCGCCAATTACCTGCACTTGCGGGTAGGTTTCTTTTACCCAGCGCACGCGGTCGATCACGCCTTTGGAGTGACCGTGGGCAGTGTCGACCACCACCACGTCAACGCCGGCGGCAACCAGGGCGGCAACGCGCTCGCCGGTGTCCTTGCCGGTGCCGACCGCAGCGCCAACGCGCAGGCGACCCTGGTCGTCCTTGCTGGCCAGCGGGTAGGCCTTGGCCTTTTCGATGTCCTTGACGGTCATCATGCCCTTGAGGTTGAACTTGTCGTCAACGATCAGGACTTTTTCCAGGCGGTGCTTGTGCAGCAGCTCGCGGACTTCGTTCTTGTTGGCGCCTTCACGCACGGTGACCAGGCGCTCTTTCGGCGTCATCACGTCGCGGACTTTGGCTTCCAGACGGTTTTCGAAACGCACGTCACGGGAGGTGACGATGCCGACCAGGTCGCCGTTGGCCAGTACCGGAACGCCGGAGATGTTGTTCAGGTGGGTCAGCTCGAACAGGTCGCGCACGGTGGCGTCGGCGTCGATGGTGATCGGGTCCTTGACCACGCCAGCCTCGAACTTCTTGACCTTGCGCACTTCGCCGGCCTGCTGTTCGATGGTCATGTTCTTGTGGATGATGCCGATGCCGCCTTCCTGGGCCATGGCAATGGCCAGGCGCGCTTCGGTCACGGTATCCATGGCAGCGGAAACCAGCGGAATGTTCAGCTCGATGCCACGAGTCAAACGGGTCTTGAGACTGACTTCATTGGGCAGTACCTCGGAGTAGCCAGGTACAAGGAGGATATCGTCGAAGGTCAGGGCTTCTTGGCTGATACGCAGCATCGCGGGGGCTCCCGGGCGGGAAAAATGGAAGCGCGCCATTATACTCATCCACGGCGCGCCGCTCAATGCAAAATAAGGGCCTTCGGTCAGCCTTGTGGCACTTTTACCTGCACCACCGCCACCGGCTGGTCGAGCCAGTCGGCAAAGCTGTCGAGAAAGGCCTGGGTGAAACCGGCCTCGCCCCAGTTGTTGAAGATGAACCCAAGGTTGGAAAAGGCACATGGCTGCAGGTAAATGAAGCCATTGATGTCATCTTCATGGCCGCACAGCGGGCAGGTGAAGTTGTCGCTCACCGCCGGCATCCACTCCTCCAGGCTCTCGAACAGCGGCTCGCCGACCTCGCGCCGGCATTCCGGGCAGCCGGCTTCCTCGAGGAACCCCTCGGTCGGGGTATAGATGCAACGCTTGAGCATTACCTCCAGGCCATTGACCTGCTCGCCGAATGGCAGCTTTTCAGGATGCAGGGCGACCTTGCGCGCACCCGCCGCCAAGGCATGGCCCATGCGGTTGCCGGTGCGCCCGCAGGTGGTCAGTTGTTCTTGGACGATTTTCTCGCGCACCAGCCAGCGCAGGATGGCGCGGGCACGGGCTTCGTGCACCTCGACGGTGGACAGCTTGGGGACGATGATGCTCTGGGTGTTCATGAACGAAGCGGGCCTGCGGACTGCGGTAGTCCTGCAATTCTACAGCTCAGCCGCTCAGGTAGCGACCGATCAGCGCCAGGCCGCTGGCCAGCACCAGCCAGGTGACCAGGCGCACGAAGGCTTCGCGGGACAGCTTCAGGGTCAGTCGCCGACCCACCCAGAGACCGATGAACATGACTGGCAGCAGGCAGGCGGCGAACAGCAACAGGCTGGTGTCGGCGTACACGCCGGCCAGCAGGAACAGCGACAGGCGCACAATGGTGCTGCAGCTGATCAGGGCGCTCTGGGTCGCGCGCACTTGCTCCTTTATCTCCAGCCGTGCACTCAGGTAGATCGCATAAAGGAAACCGCCACTGCCGAACAAGGCGCCGAACAGCCCGCCAACCGTGCCCATGGGCACCGCCCAGAGGCCCGACAACCTGGCCGGTCGCACCTTCACCGCCAGGCCGTAGATCGCATAGGCGGTGACGAACAGCCCCATTAACAGCAACAGCAGCTCGGACTTCAGGTGCAGCAGGAACACCACGCCCAGGGTGCAGCCCACGGCCATGCACGGCAACAGCCGCAGCAGCTCGCCGCGCACCACGTCACGACGTGACGGCAAAAGGTTGCCGAAGGCGGCGACGAAGTCCAGCAGCACCAGCAGCGGGATGATCCGCGACAAGGGCATGAAATGGATCAGTACCGGGCCGGCCACCAGCGCGGTGCCGAAGCCGGCGATGCCGAAGACGATGTAGGCGGCGGCGATGGCCAGGAGGATGGGGAGCCATTCGTAGGGGGTGAGGGAGAGCTGGGTGAGCATCGTGCTGGAGTCCTGAGTGTCCTTGGGTGTTCGCCGCGAGGTTGTGGCGCGGCGGACAGGTGCATGCCTTGGAAGTTATAGCGCCTGTGAGATCGAGCGCCGCGCGGGCGGCGCTCGGTCTCGACACCAGCATAAATCTCCCGCCATGCACTTGGCGCCCCCTACCCCGCCCCTTATCATGCCCACCATGATCAGAGACCCTTTCGAACGACTCGGCCTGGACCGTGAGGTCCTCACCGTCAGCCAGCTCAACGGCCGCGCCCGCGTGCTGCTGGAAGACGTGTTCCGCAGCGTCTGGGTGGAAGGCGAGATATCCAACCTCGCCCGCCCGGCCTCCGGCCACATGTACTTCACCCTCAAGGACAGCGGTGCCCAGGTGCGCTGTGCACTGTTCCGGCAGAATGCCACCCGCGTGCGCCAGGCCTTGCGTGACGGCCTGGCGGTGCGCGTGCGCGGCAAGGTCTCGCTGTTCGAAGGGCGTGGCGACTACCAGCTGATCCTCGACACGGTCGAGCCGGCCGGTGATGGCGCCCTGCGCCTGGCCTTCGAAGCGCTGAAGGAGAAGCTCGGCGCCGAAGGGCTGTTCAGTGCCGAGCGCAAGAAGCCGCTGCCGGCCCATCCGCAACGCATCGGCATCATCACCTCGCCCACTGGCGCGGTGATCCGCGACATCATCAGCGTGTTCGGCCGCCGCGCACCGCAGGTCGAGCTGAACCTGATTCCCACCGTCGTGCAGGGGCGAGAGGCAATCAACCAGATCGTACGCGCCTTGCAGCAAGCCGACCGACTCGGCTTCGATGCGCTGATCCTGGCCCGTGGTGGTGGCTCGCTGGAGGACCTCTGGTGCTTCAACGAAGAAGCCGTGGCGCGTGCCGTGGCAGCTTGCGTGACGCCAATCGTCAGCGCCGTCGGCCACGAGACCGATGTGTCGATCAGCGACTTCGTCGCCGACGTGCGCGCGCCTACGCCGTCGGCTGCCGCCGAACTGCTGGCCCCCGACAACAGCGGCCTGCAGCAGCGCCTCGACGGCCTGCAGCGGCGCCTGCTGCTGCGCATGCAGAACCGCCTGACCCATGACCGCCTGCGCCTGGAGTCGCTGACCCGGCGCCTGCGTCATCCCGGTGAACGCCTGCGCCAGCAAGCACAACGCCTGGATGACCTGGACATGCGCCTGCGCCGCGCCTTCATGCTCAACCTCAACCAGCGTCGCGAGCGCCTGGCACGCCTCGATACACGCCTGGCCGCGCAGCACCCGGGGCGCACGCTGAAACTGCTGGGGCAACGCCTGGACAGCCTCGCCGAGCGCCTGCCAAGGGCCATGCGCGAAGTGCTCAAGGACCGCCGCCAGCGCTTCCAGGCACAACTGCAGACGCTGCAGGTAGTCAGCCCGTTGGCGACCCTGGCACGCGGCTACAGCATCCTCCTCGACGAGCAGGGCCAGGCCGTCCGCAGTGCCGAGCAGACCCGCAACGGCCAGCGCCTGACCGCGCGCCTGAACGAAGGCGAGCTGCTGGTACGCGTCGAAGACAATCACCTGACCCCGGTCACCCTCTCTTTACTGGACTGACACATGCCTCGCCTGTTCGCGCCCCTGTTCGCCCTCTCCCTCATGCTGCTGGCCGCAGGCGCCCAGGCCAGTTACATCACCCGCACCCTGAACAAGCCGGTGCCCGGTGGCGTGGCGGTGGTCGACCTCGGCCCGGCAGCAACAGCGCCAAGCGCGCGCTTCGATGGCAAGCCGGTGCTGGTGGTCAAGGAGCAGGACAACTGGCTAGCCATCGTCGGCATCCCGCTGACCCAGAAGCCCGGCACCGCCGTGCTGACCCAGGGCGGCCGCAGCCTGCCCTTCAGCGTTGGCAGCAAGAAGTACCCCGAGCAGCACATCACCTTGAAGAACACCCGCCAGGTCAACCCGAATCCGGACGACCTCAAGCGCATCGACCGTGAACTGGCCGAGCAGATCAAGGCGTATCGCAGCTTCAGCCCGGTGCTGCCGAGCAACCTGATCCTCGACAAACCCGTCAGCGGGCCACTGTCGAGCAAGTTCGGCGTGCGCCGCTTCTTCAATGGCGAGGAACGCAACCCGCATGCCGGGTTGGACTTCGCGGTGCCAGCTGGAACACCGATCAAGACGCCGGCCAACGGCAAGGTGATCCTGGTGGGTGACTACTTCTTCAACGGCCGCACGGTGTTCGTCGACCATGGGCAGGGCTTCATCAGCATGTTCTGCCACATGTCGAAGATCGATGTGAATGTTGGCCAGCAGCTGCGCCGCGGCGATGTGGTCGGGCGCGTGGGCTCGACCGGGCGGGCCACCGGGCCGCACATGCACTGGAACGTCAGCCTGAACGATGCGCGGGTGGATCCGGCGATCTTCATTGGCGCGTTCCAGCCCTGAGATCGGCGGCGCCTGCTTCGCGGGCAATCCCGCTCCCACAGGGACCGCGAAGCCCTGTGGGAGCGGGTTTACCCGCGAAGAGGCCAGCACAGCCAACATCACTTCCACTGTGTTGCGCCATCGAAAAATACTGAGCAATGAATACAAAACAAAAAACAGATATCAGCGATAAAATCTCGCTATCTCTCTTTTTTTAAGCATTCCTCTCAATTTTTTTCGAACGCTTGCCATCCCCCACCCCACTGGTTAGGGTTGAGGCATGAAAACCTTCAGCACCCTCATCCTGCTCCGACAACATCGCAGCCTCTGCCTGGTCAGCGCCCGACTACCAGGCTGATTCGCGTCGCCTCGCCTCTTCATCTCGTTACAGCTCGGCAGGCCCGATCTCGGCCGCACACAAAAGGATTGCTTCCATGACCATGCTCAAAGACCCATCGAAGAAATACCGCGCTTTCCCGACCATCGACCTGCCTGACCGTACCTGGCCGTCGAAGACCATCACCGAGGCGCCGATCTGGTGCAGTTCCGACCTGCGTGATGGCAACCAGTCGCTGATCGAGCCGATGGACTCGGAGAAGAAGCTGCGCTTCTGGAAGACCCTGGTGCAGGTTGGCGTGAAGGAAATCGAAGCTTCGTTCCCATCGGCCTCGCAAACCGACTTCGACTTCGTGCGTACGCTGATCGAAGACGGCCACATCCCGGATGACACCACCATCCAGGTGCTCACCCAGGCCCGTGAAGACTTGATCGCCCGCACCTTCGAGTCGCTGCGCGGCGCGAAGAAGGCCATCGTCCACCTGTACAACGCCACCAGCCCGTCGTTCCGCCGCATCGTCTTCAACCAGGACAAGCAAGGCGTGAAGGACATCGCGGTGAACGCGGCCAAACTGTTCGTCAAATATGCCGCGCAGCAGCCAGAAACCCAGTGGACCTTCCAGTACTCGCCGGAAACCTTCAGCGCCACGGAAATGGAGTTCGCCAAGGAAGTCTGTGACGCGGTCATCGAAGTCTGGAACCCGAGCCCCGAGCACAAGATCATCCTCAACCTGCCGGCCACCGTGGAAGTGTCCACGCCGAACATCTACGCCGACCAGATCGAGTGGTTCTGCCGCAACGTCAGCCGTCGCGACAGCGTGATCATCAGCCTGCACTGCCACAACGACCGTGGCACCGGCATCGCTGCCACCGAACTGGGCCTGATGGCCGGCGCCGATCGTGCCGAAGGCTGCCTGTTCGGCAACGGCGAGCGTACCGGCAACGTCGACCTGGTGACCCTGGCACTGAACCTCTACACCCAGGGCATCGACCCGCTGCTGGACTTCTCCGACATCGACGGCGTGCGCAAGGTGGTCGAAGAGTGCAACCAGCTGCCGGTGCACCCACGTCACCCGTATGTCGGCGACCTGGTCCACACTGCATTTTCCGGTTCGCACCAGGATGCCATCCGCAAGGGCTTCGCCAAACAGCAGGAAGGCGAGCTGTGGGAAGTGCCGTACCTGCCGATCGACCCGGCCGACATCGGCCGCAGCTACGAGGCGGTGATCCGCGTCAACAGCCAGTCGGGCAAAGGCGGCATCACCTACCTGCTCGAGCAGGAATACGGCATCAGCCTGCCACGCCGCATGCAGATCGAATTCAGCCAGGTCGTGCAGGGTGAAACCGACCGCCTGGGCCTGGAAATGACCGCTCAGCAGATCTACAGCCTGCTGCACAAGGAATACCTCCAGGCCAACGCGCCGTACGCGCTGGTCAGTCACCGCCTGCAGGAAGAGAACGGCAACAGTGCCGTGGAAGTGGAAGTCGCCGGTGAAGGCGAGACCACCCTGCACTGGCGCGGCAAGGGCAACGGCGCCCTGGAAGCACTGGTAGCCGGCCTGCCGGTATCGGTCGAGATCATGGACTACAACGAGCACGCCATCGGTGCGGGAACCAATGCCAAGG carries:
- a CDS encoding membrane-targeted effector domain-containing toxin codes for the protein MTQQVLIPDEEQQLHTLAQPLVSSCPDLRQMARDVAKRILRKHGHAELDPDDVYLNRFMTAQSSPHTFSGWQHQDSPFQSYTLPQLVLHRFDVADQDNSDLLSYLAGFYLNGPGAEAYDEHNEVPIAPKDVLEDFWQIDFSSQYHQRLDAFWQHHAQDYRALSKINFLSKALEACAHDPRGALATCIGQVARALTGHSPGPVTLEQLHELHVPTDGMRVCTFDIGGYVASDFLRVVMEDGRQLLYTPGEQDCLHLFTTRKELYWWVLINTNQADNRARFLSHFPAETHAQKADSAGLNHLIDLLFFNWGGDDHHILNQLDRGVEGDAFSHLRDNMQQRMIADAHFTLRSNSDLRKQMWIGYLQAFGQIAAPLAALDWPIALAAVGAGLADTGLNIDQAVNGHTTSERHAGTIGAIFAAVDTLFNAALLASAGAGAAQEQLPDTTAEPLPAPATPADPTSDPASPADIEAWVPEPYQPSSTDALLLPFESNEIISVEPGSGDLTGIYTQHGNFYVLIDDKPYQVRHIAEMKAWVIIDPENPYSFYRNVPLRMAADGRWQPLERPGLQGGGLKDDMLSLWGKYASGPTPAPLPATPYEVPDELRPILQPYAESPGHERVLDGTLSFGDARIDPATDEYRRLRNVLADDARQYLATVEPPTRPNLPALARDASAKEIIRRVYESSDGLVLGESHSQLGSKQFLIDNMSALKKAKVKVLYVEHFMTDFNQASLEMFQRSGKMPSELLAYVRSLDKGYGIDPASRYSFTNVLKAARKFDIRIQSIDCMASYRQAWNPTPSMVIRQQMMNFYAHEIIQADQAIRGSSKWIALVGNSHGNTFEGVLGVSELQGAIGLRVEDMEPGHVGGIEIDPGLTILENNANERTVKGDLRLQVPIATSSPTIGKLEHSLASKGTFAIYWIEDRLTLVHRSNDGQLKYTPIIEEGQHIYISRPNWPWVSGRRLRDLSELRSTLEHHGLHYKRG
- the guaA gene encoding glutamine-hydrolyzing GMP synthase; the encoded protein is MALDIHAHRILILDFGSQYTQLIARRVREIGVYCELHPFDMDDEAIREFNPRGIILAGGPESVHEANSPRAPQAVFDLNVPVLGICYGMQTMAEQMGGKVEGSDLREFGYARVDVVGKSRLLDGIEDHVDDDGVLGLDVWMSHGDKVTQMPGNFHVLASTPSCPIAGMFDDSRGYYGVQFHPEVTHTKQGGRILSRFVQDICGCEALWTPSNIVEDAIAQVREQVGSANVLLGLSGGVDSSVVAALLHRAIGDQLTCVFVDNGLLRLHEGDQVMAMFKENMGVKVIRADAEKQFLDNLEGEADPEKKRKIIGRTFIDIFDAEASKLDNIQFLAQGTIYPDVIESAGAKSGKAHVIKSHHNVGGLPEEMNLKLVEPLRELFKDEVRKIGLELGLPYDMVYRHPFPGPGLGVRILGEVKKEYADILRRADHIFIEELRKADWYHKTSQAFVVFQPVKSVGVVGDGRRYAWVVALRAVETVDFMTARWAHLPYELLETVSGRIINEIDGISRVTYDVSSKPPATIEWE
- the guaB gene encoding IMP dehydrogenase; the encoded protein is MLRISQEALTFDDILLVPGYSEVLPNEVSLKTRLTRGIELNIPLVSAAMDTVTEARLAIAMAQEGGIGIIHKNMTIEQQAGEVRKVKKFEAGVVKDPITIDADATVRDLFELTHLNNISGVPVLANGDLVGIVTSRDVRFENRLEAKVRDVMTPKERLVTVREGANKNEVRELLHKHRLEKVLIVDDKFNLKGMMTVKDIEKAKAYPLASKDDQGRLRVGAAVGTGKDTGERVAALVAAGVDVVVVDTAHGHSKGVIDRVRWVKETYPQVQVIGGNIATGAAAKALAEAGADAVKVGIGPGSICTTRIVAGVGVPQISAIANVAAALEGTGVPLIADGGIRFSGDLSKAIVAGASCVMMGSMFAGTEEAPGEVELFQGRSYKAYRGMGSLGAMAQAQGSSDRYFQDSSAGAEKLVPEGIEGRVPYKGALAAIIHQLMGGLRSSMGYTGSATIEEMRTKPEFVRITGAGMAESHVHDVQITKEAPNYRVG
- a CDS encoding sugar ABC transporter ATPase; its protein translation is MNTQSIIVPKLSTVEVHEARARAILRWLVREKIVQEQLTTCGRTGNRMGHALAAGARKVALHPEKLPFGEQVNGLEVMLKRCIYTPTEGFLEEAGCPECRREVGEPLFESLEEWMPAVSDNFTCPLCGHEDDINGFIYLQPCAFSNLGFIFNNWGEAGFTQAFLDSFADWLDQPVAVVQVKVPQG
- a CDS encoding sulfite exporter TauE/SafE family protein produces the protein MLTQLSLTPYEWLPILLAIAAAYIVFGIAGFGTALVAGPVLIHFMPLSRIIPLLVLLDFVAAFGNLLPSRRDVVRGELLRLLPCMAVGCTLGVVFLLHLKSELLLLLMGLFVTAYAIYGLAVKVRPARLSGLWAVPMGTVGGLFGALFGSGGFLYAIYLSARLEIKEQVRATQSALISCSTIVRLSLFLLAGVYADTSLLLFAACLLPVMFIGLWVGRRLTLKLSREAFVRLVTWLVLASGLALIGRYLSG
- the xseA gene encoding exodeoxyribonuclease VII large subunit — encoded protein: MIRDPFERLGLDREVLTVSQLNGRARVLLEDVFRSVWVEGEISNLARPASGHMYFTLKDSGAQVRCALFRQNATRVRQALRDGLAVRVRGKVSLFEGRGDYQLILDTVEPAGDGALRLAFEALKEKLGAEGLFSAERKKPLPAHPQRIGIITSPTGAVIRDIISVFGRRAPQVELNLIPTVVQGREAINQIVRALQQADRLGFDALILARGGGSLEDLWCFNEEAVARAVAACVTPIVSAVGHETDVSISDFVADVRAPTPSAAAELLAPDNSGLQQRLDGLQRRLLLRMQNRLTHDRLRLESLTRRLRHPGERLRQQAQRLDDLDMRLRRAFMLNLNQRRERLARLDTRLAAQHPGRTLKLLGQRLDSLAERLPRAMREVLKDRRQRFQAQLQTLQVVSPLATLARGYSILLDEQGQAVRSAEQTRNGQRLTARLNEGELLVRVEDNHLTPVTLSLLD
- a CDS encoding M23 family metallopeptidase yields the protein MPRLFAPLFALSLMLLAAGAQASYITRTLNKPVPGGVAVVDLGPAATAPSARFDGKPVLVVKEQDNWLAIVGIPLTQKPGTAVLTQGGRSLPFSVGSKKYPEQHITLKNTRQVNPNPDDLKRIDRELAEQIKAYRSFSPVLPSNLILDKPVSGPLSSKFGVRRFFNGEERNPHAGLDFAVPAGTPIKTPANGKVILVGDYFFNGRTVFVDHGQGFISMFCHMSKIDVNVGQQLRRGDVVGRVGSTGRATGPHMHWNVSLNDARVDPAIFIGAFQP